AGGAAGAAGTCAGTGAATATGGTATGTTCGCGAGGGGCACACGTTGCCGTGCTAAATCGTTAATGTCTCTAACAATGTTGAATACTGCCTCTGGTTGTGCTAATTTAAGTGCGTTTTCAGACATTCTCTTTAGTTCGTCAGATTTCGTGCTGAACCATGCTGCAACTAAGCTTGCTGTTTGCTTTGGACTTCGAGAGAAAACTCCTGCTCCGTTCTCTACCACATAAGGGACATTTCCTTTTTCCTGTAAGAAAAGAAACAATGTGTAAAGGGGAGAAAATATAATGCCTTAAACGTTGTAATCTTCTTAGCAACGCAACGCAATTAAATTCAAATTTCTAAGTTTTACCTGTCCTGGGATGAAATCATTGAGGATGATTGGAAGGCCCCTTATCAACGCCTCGGCAATTGTTCCAGGTCCagcctaaaaaaataaataaatcataagaactaaaaacaagacaatgCAAGTAAAGATGGATAAAATAACCTTTTTGGAAGGGTGTCCAGGAAAATACTAATAACAAGAAATGTATCTCCATACTTTGGTTATAATGCAGTCACAAGCACCCATCCATTTCTCCATTTGGGTCTCGAATCCTCTGATCTGTGGTAAACAAAGAAAACTGTTATTGACTCCAGTAAAAGCATCTAAAAGGGattttttcaacaaaaaaaattgcCACTTGACTACATTGTTACATATACAGAACAAGTGAATTACCTTTACTGGGACTTTCCATGGACCAGTTTCTAGTGTAGAAGCTAAGATCTTGTTACGGCCACATATGATGATGATCTGTCCAATTGGTTTGCCAAGTTCTGCATCGAATAGTGCTTCGCCGAGAGCTCTTGCAGTTTTCTTTACAGGACCCATCCCTTCGCCACCACCCATTAACAACACCGCAGGCAAATTAGGATCCATCTGTAGTTCTTCCCGTAATTGATCCTGTATAATAGCAGAAAAATAACATTCAAGATCCTCTCCACTATTAAAATTGGGATACTGCTACTGATGTCATACATTATCTCAGAACTTAACCTTTATAAGAATTGCACGACAAAACGAGGGCCTGACTGGCAAACCGAACACGCGAATCTGGGAAGACTCTAGGCCATCAACCAATGCCCTCTTGGCAACCTCGTCGGAAGGGCAGTAGCATCGGTTGACACCAGTGTTGAacctgaaacaaaaaaaaatgattgtaTAAGCTCACAGATCATCCTCAAGCGAAGTACGGTTTGTTTGTATTATGAATAAACTGATCCCATTTCTGTACATCAAAGGCATGGTCTAAAATATTCTTCTGATAAAATGTTTCACTCATTTGAAAGCCAAGTTTGAACATTTTTCTGATAATGTGAAAGCAACATATGCACTAATTCACGCTGAAAAGAATAAGGAGCTCACCATGTGCGATGGCAGGTGTTGAGATCCGTAATAACAGTAACAAAGACAACCTTCTTCTGAAGGTTTTGCCATTTAAGCACCCATAAGGGAATGTGTTGCATAAGGGGATGCACACTAATGATGATGTCTGGTTTGTATTCCATCAGACCAGCTTCCACCTCTCTGCAGtcacaaaataaaaaacatatgcCGCTAAGAAATCTGAAATCCATTAAACATTTTACAAAACTTCAATCAATTCACTGTTTTCATCATTATATATCTGGGTCACGGGTGAGCGAAAATCTCGAAAGTCTTCGTATGGACAACATATACAAAAACATAACCAGGCCTCCCCCATGATTTGGGACCTAACTACTTTTTAAATTGTCTTTTAACATATAAACAGAATTCTAAATTAAAAAATGATTCTAGGCTTCATGTAAGCTGCAGGCGATTCGAGCAGCCAGatcaaaaatcaatatttgaTTTCAGCTAGAAATGGCTGACATCATGGGCTCTCATTAAAAAAGCCAAAGTTAGACCTACCTCATGATTTGTTCACCACAAGTAGAATTATAGCAAGGAATCTCTCGATTATATATGAGTAAATTACCATCCACTTGCAAACCATTAAGATAATTTAACAAAACAACTAAGAATTCTTTATGTTTTTCCACATCAATGTTTGCCTGCAAGGTTGATGAACAACattgagaaggaaaaaagaaaacctACTTGGCGTAGAAGGCGGCAATGGCAGCAAGATAAACGCAGTGAATCCAACGAGGGGAAGTACTGTGAAAAGCAACCTTCCATAGCTGCACATGTTTCACCATGAACTTGTATTGACTTTCCATATCATTTAATGGCCATCCTGTGTATTCCTTCCACACATCCTTCACGAAGATCTACAAACATACAATTCAAATAAAAAAGCAATTCTAATCAATTACAGTAATCGATCTGAACGAATAAACCATGTAAAATCCATGGTTATGTACAGGTAATCAACAGAATTGTGAGATTTAAACAAAAATGATGagaaattaagaaaaaaaggTGAAATTATAGAAAATTACCCGATATTCGTCGCCGTATTCGAGTCTAAAAGCGTCACGAATAGCTTCAGCAGAAGCTCTATGACCACCACCAGTATCACTCATTAAGATCAAAACATTCTTAGTAGTTTCAGCACCAATCTGTGTTAATTCAACTGTAGATTCGTCATCTGAAGCTGCACCATTCGTAATTCTCTTGGCATTATTATTGTAATGATGACTATTCAAATATCCAACACTTTGAATTACTGTATCTCTTATCGATCTCCTCGGAGACACCACTGACATCACCATTGTTATTTTTACTTCCCCTCCGGCAGACAAATTGTTACCGGAAGATGAagctgaagaagaagaggaggaggagaaacTTCACCTAAACCTAGTCTTCTTCTTCTCCGAGGAGGAGGATTAGAGAAGGGAGGATTGTTTGAGAGAAGAAGAATTCTACAGAGAATGGACGATTGGGAGAAGaaagcgaagaagaaggagacgTTAATGACAGAGGAAAATCCGAGCTGGCGGAAAGGGAATTATACTAGGAATTTTAATCTAGGGTTGAAGGGggattttatatttatataaaaattGGTGAAATTCGgatttttgaaattgaaattcgaATGTTCTTATTATAAGATCCGCATCTTCTTTTTGTTGATTTTAGGAGGGACTTTATTTTAATGTGAAATTAGTacattagtgttttttttttatttgttgatttATTGAAGCCGTTTGTTAGTTTTGGTGTCTAGTGTGTTTTAGCTTGGAAACATGATTTGTGGTTGGactcataaaagaaaaatgtGGTCCAACAGCTGGTCAATGATTTTTTAAAAGGAAGTTAGGACCTATAAGTATGGGGTGTAACACAAATAATGTTGAGAATAATGAATGTGCTTTCACTTGAATCACTGGCATGGTTTAGGACTATGGTTGGTTCACCTGACAAGATGTCTTCCGATTCTTGTGTGTAAGAGCAAGGGTTACATTTTTATtatatccattttcaaatatttttcttttttaatttatatcaggatgcatccagttttatcctcgctattttttaagtttaaggtaGGATGAATCCCTGAACccagattcattcttgctatttttttggtatccatttcacccatactaatttttactcgttcattagaaccatgttttaaaaatatttggataattgACCCAATTTCTCATCCTTCCAGCGGCCATAACCGAGTTGTATCCTCCATCCTTACTTGGCCATGTAGATAACGGGATGGTATTGTCCTTGTGTACGTAATTGGACTACATTTTCTTCCAAGGAACTCATGACACTAAGAGGTATACTTGCTTTGACATCAAAAGGTCAATAATATCTCATCTTAACACAAATGAAAGCCTGATTTttgaacctttttttttctttctttctatttAAGGATCCGCAACCAATGCCATGTAAGATACAAACACATTGAGAGCAACCATTTCGGTAACAATCACATTCCAAGGCAGAAGCCTAATTGACGTGTAGTTGACACCATTGAAGGAACGAAATACGAACATGTGAGCCTGTGATCATGGCCGGGTTCCTACCGTCTTAAACTTTTTCAAGTAGTAACATGCATAGTCTCCTTAAATGTTCATGTGTTAGTGGTCCCTCCTCTTCAAGAGGTTGACGTCGGATTACATCAGACGCTGCCATGCCAAGCTAAGAATCTGCTGTCGACTGACGAGCGCTGTCAATTCTATTTGGTTAATTTGGAGTGGAGTATCGACGACAGTAATCAATTACGCTTTCAAAACAATAAATATTCATTTATACGATTGTAGCTTCGACTCCAAAACGCTTGTACATTAACAAAagattgtgtttttccttttgatgAGCTAGAGCAGTGGTCTCCAGAACTACATCCAAATGTTTTATTCTAGGAATTACATTACTATCTTCGTTTCACTATTAATTAACCTACTTTATAACTAAAATGACGGAGAGAGTATTATAGAATTTCGATCCCCAGCCCCTGTAGAAGGGCCGAATTTTTACTATGTGAGGAAGCTTGTGAACCACCAGGTGGGCCGAATGTTTACTATGCTTGAATGCAATGCATGACGGAGTATTTAGTTCTAAATGTGAGTCTCTCAACACTCGTAATATGAACATCGAAAAAAGTGATACATTCCAGCACGTTATTGTGATTGACACTTACAAAAATTGGGAGTTTGAAATTTAGAAGAGATCAGATTagactctttttcttttttactttcccttttaaaaaaaaaaaaaaaaaaagaagaggtcAATCTTCTAAGGGTAAGTTTTAAAATGGTATACTTTAaattaggggtgtcaacgggtccgggtcctcccgggtatcactagacccggacccgtaCCTTATTTAtaatggtcgggtccggttcctaacggttccgggtccggtttcTAAATTTGTGgatccagaaccggacccgtttaaatacccgggtacccgtcggttccgggtacccattgggtcttaataaaactatttaaaaaatatcaaaaacttaatatatttctctttttggcttggatttaaataatttttataaaaatttattattatttcttattaatgtactaaataaagattaaatgtaagagaaaaaatttaaatgagtaaaatatcaaagctaaaactagcaaaaatacttgtaattttgctaaaaatatgaataaaagaatgaataaacgggtacccaatacccgcgggtacccaacgggtattacccgtttggacccgtttaaattcgggtccaatcgggtagttacccgtcgggtcctaagtagctaatgggtccaactttaggacccggaaccggacccaaatataccgggtccggttccgggtaatgggtacccattgacagccctactttAAATCTATATAAACAATTACATGACAACAATGTGATAATATTCTGATTTATTCGTCTAGTCAAATTCAATCATGTTAATAACAATTCTATACCGATCCATAAAAATTCCTTAAAAATATTTAACTTTTAACTTCAAAAATGTGAGCATCAATGATCCATGATCAAGCCCTATCACTAAAAGAAAGAAGTTGTACACGACGATTTTAGTTTAAGATCCTGGCCAAACTGGGGGGACACTCACATTTGTTTGGGTattacctaataagacaaaatccGGATTATTATGAAGTAAAACACAACACTCATTAACCAGGTATTTTCAAAATGCCTAATATACCCTTACTTAATTAATATTAATAATgtgtttaggttaattaattgaattaaaattctcaaattaggtattatttggattgaactcatggattatgtgttatgatttttgaggatctttttttttaagattttttttttgtaacgggAATGAAACCACACTAGCCAAACACTTCTACAAAGGGGATGGGAAAGTTGATGAgtgatttcatactcaaaattacagaagaaatcaacactttcaattctgaaaatataaaaagtcggcaaggtcgacaaaaaaaataCTCTaccgactataggatttttgacatacagagaaaggtgttacaattcatgattagtcggcaagttATTAATTCCATAACCTGacgactaaactatagtcgtcAAGATATAAAGTTGAATGCCGTGACGACCCTGTAAATGCTGATTTCATAGATGAAAAATCGTCACGATATTCAACCTAGGAAGATAACGACTAATAATAGTCGGCAAGGTTGACAAAAAGATATCCCGCCGACTTTTGATAGAAATGTGGAATCATAAaggatttgagattgggtacaaaatcatacccaatctcaaaacccatatttatttattttatttttcgttttgattctatttttctgtttttctttttttatttcatcaTATATGGTTGGAGTTTtaaagagattttgaaaattgtttcgATAGGTTTTAGTTTCAAAGTTAAATTCATGAATTAATCATAAGGACAATTTggtcttttaatttttttaaaacacCCTTTAGCACATTATTTCGGATGGGTTTAAAATTGTTATACCTCAATTGATTCATGCATACCCCAATTTAACCAGGTTTAAGATGCGTTGGAATTTCCTCAAACACAAAATGGATAGCGTCATGACGTGTGATGTCCGCATAAGGGCCAACTGTCGGTCAGGTAAGTTGTAAGTTGAAGTTTGAAGCCGACTATGCGGGGTGTGTCAGTCGCTTAAATCGAGTCGATACTAGGAAGTCTAGGTCCTAGGATGACGAAACCTTTGATGCTACAATAGGTGAGTTTAAAGCCATAGAAAGTGCGATAATATTATGCCATCTTGCAGTTGGATTGCACACACAAATGAGAGTCACTTTCATttataaaacaaatctaaatattaTCAACATTATCTCATGGAATTGCAAGGAATATCGATGGTGGTATCTTGGCGAAATACTGTTATTCAGCAACGCACAGGTAGAAACTTTAACCGTCAGCAGTTAACCAAGTTTCCCGTTACTTTAATTTGAGGTGTGTAATTGGTCGGTCCCACATATTTAAATTAGTGGTGGTGGTAAGACTGAAGACAGACCTGAGTCACCTGACAGATCTAGTGTGGGACAAAATTCCTTTAAATAAAGAAATATCTTACGTCACCAAATAAGGGCATTTCAGGTAGTATCATTTTCAAGTGGATAAATGGACCAATTAGATTCGCGCGTAAATACTTCAGATGTGTTGGAAGGCGCAGTAAAGGTTGCCGAAATGGATAGCGTCATAACGTGTGATGTCCGGAAAAGAGACAGTCATGGAATGGGAACAACAACAGGTCAACGTTACTGTATTACCCCCTTGTTCTATTTATGCCAACTGTCGGTCTGGTTGTGAGTTGAGAGCTGAGTTTGAAGTACTTTGAACCCGACGATTGTGGGGGTCAATCATTTAATCCACTTGAATACTTAGTGAAGACTTAGACGTTAAGATTGCAGCTGATTTGATACTTGGATATGTCACAATATTTAGATACCATAAATCTAGAATTGGAGAAGGAGATTTTGATACTCAGAAAGGATAGGGCCTAGGTGTGAACTTACATATCCTCGGAGATAATTTATGGTTAAAGTTGAGATTGGGCTTTGGCGTTGGAAATGGCGGCTGGATTAGCAGGGGAGCTGGTCCACAGTTACCTGGATCTGTTCAGAAAATTTAGGTCTAATTGCTTGCAAAGATAAAGAGGTTAACGTAGACAAATCAAAACACGATATAAGGAAAAGaaaatttttataatttttttcttctcataTCATTAAACATGATCTTTTTTCGAATTTTATGTGAACGATTTTAGAGTGAAAAACTGAAATTCGATAGTGACATAGTATTGGCAATTAAACATGTTGCATAATTCACTTCATGATAAACATGTTGGATGTAAATCGACTCGTATTTTTCGTGGTAAACGTGATGTAcataatgatgagtgccaaatattgtatatatttatccctttttgttggcattttaactcatcttttgtgcattaattctacattttatcccatattctgtattttcattgttttcaagaataaatatttttattaattaattttgcatttttaggtaataaataaagttcggatgagtcgtggagcgaaaagagcagaaaagtagtgaaaagccgggagaaattacgcaaggaagccgcgaagaatggtgcgcacaacctcattttctacacacaaaagcgcctccgttctcagccatcagatcagttctcagaagcatccgacggtcgctccttcatagagcatcaaaatcggaagtctctgccaagcaccacagcgctgaaattccaagccttcagattagatggtagttgaatccaacggtcgctcccttgctgttcatcaaagtttgatatctccgccttacactacagcacctaactccatctggtgctgttaacttcgttgcacctcagaatccgacggtcgcttcacacatccttccatctatccgttcgattccactcagaaccaatgatccaacatctcagattcgccaacatctaaacttgaggtctccgcctcacaccatagcaacacataccctattcccaaccaaacaacccctaatcctaatcccatcgagctcttcttccccttcttcccaaaaaaattgcagagctctgcaacaccacctcccctctctgccatgccgccaacaccatcacctccacagttctgccaccaccaccagttccatcactgccactactatctccaacacccgacaacaccctagcctagctattttcttcatctctcaacctctgaaaccctaggttttggggtgagtaaaatagctagaaattaggggacaataggagcaggaagagcatcagagggacatcaagaagcatgggtcgagccaattttgggagattgtaagcaaattttatgtaatttaaaattgccctaattttctgatttggggaaaatgggtgtaaaccctaatttgctaatttgggtataaaaggggatgtgtatgagatgttaaaacttgttcttggactagccaagtttccacccaatttgggttagcttaatttcaattgttactgttattatcttgctcctgttacattgcactgttaaccatttgcatatgttttttattgtgatgtgtatgatgttgttgtgtgtatctgtttgatgtttgttagcatgttctaattcaccactagggtgaagatgaaaccttaaagccactgtgtaggagagtacaatttttgcttttcatcactttgctctcacattgtatgtcaggcatactctgtagttaggatacccctgtgactgaaagtgcagcaacccatgtgaattgcttatgatccaaacctcagactagttatgctttaatcagataactagtaccttgggaggacattttggttgcaattggaatatccaacttagtctaggttaagaggtggaatcaatgccctagtttgccatccatcttcaactgttagtattgttttctttcatttgtttggtttacatgcattttctgttttgcattttcactgcttacttttgctcctgctgcatttcttctatttgctacaattgctgctgcagctcttgtgctgctgtgcagttcTTTTTGtcacttttgctgctgctgcatttctgcaactgctgctgtcaagctgcagctgcctttctcttctactgcagcacttgtgctgctttgcttcctctcctgccctgcaactgctgcagcccttgctcctgctgttgcttcccctgctagtgctgctgctgaagctgctgctgcaatccctgctgtgcacctgctcctgttGGCATTCCCATGCAGTTGCCAGCCAAGTCCAAATCactcccaaaggcccagattctttacTAAAACAGAGCCCAAGGTCTAGACCACTGTaagaccaaggccaaagcctagttctctgttaagcccaactcatagttgaactgctgagcccaaagctcaaatcagctcactgaaacagagcccaactttcaaaAACCAAGCCCAAATCaaattgaactgttgagcccaaggctcaaaccagtttcccaaaaccaaagcccatttgcactttaatataactgagcccaagctcagttcattttatgtttaacaaacccactaagcccaatccattcaaagggcattcaaacccaatagtacattaagcccaacacttccaaagggcttctaagcctaaagcaaatctaggaacccaattagctaagacacttttccgaaacacacccaatctctgtggatcgacccgtacttgcacgagctacaactgacgaccgtgcacttgcggtattactgtaggcccgttttcatcgcaccaaatttatacgcctttccggacccatcaagtttttggcgccgctgccggggataatttttaggaccttttagaagcctaccaagtttttggcgccgctgccggggattgtcaagtttttggcgccgctgccggggactcggttgcggcgcacttgctctttctttcttgtgttgtgttgctcctgctgctgttgtgttgctgctcctgctgctgctcactGAACTGTTCTGTGGTGCTGCTCCTCTTTCTGctgttgctcctgctgctgctgtgttgctgaaccaaagcccaactgggctgaaagCTGAAGAAGCTGCAGAACTGAACAAAAGCCAATCTGGGCTGTAAGCTGAAGCCGCAGAAgtggaccaaagcccaactgggcctcagacaaACCAAAGCCGCGTAGgacgatccaagcccaactgggcttttgcaactaaaccgaacagctgggctgtgctattcaggtaggcctaacccatgagataacccaactgggcctcattaaattcatCTGGGCTTGTGTTTAAGTATTaatctgggcttgtaataattttaaattttctcttttctttctatttgggcctgtaataatttttaattttctttctttttttttctttttcttttcttttatgggcttgtatttattgtttgttattattctttttctttcttttgtgggcttgtcttttaatttggactttaggtgtatatcccatccattaggctcctctttaaaaaaaaaaaaaaaaaaaaaaaattagggctctacatttataaaccaaaacccttgtgaaaccaaaacccattcaaaaccaaatcatcagaaacccattttaaaccaaaatattgggccttttgtggttcaaaaattgtttccgactgctctgaccaacatgttagtgaggtacctgctaggacatgattgtgacctacagagaccaaacaaacagactcgttagaattaacccggacgatccaatcgaaatccttagttctgaggtagacagtccagatcaatcagaaacaatgggagaaccccgtacactcaaggattatatgtacccaactagaactagtcaaccatcttgtattgtgctacccgaagccaatggccattatgagctgaaatcgagcacaatacaaatgcttccagtttttagaggtgtagaaaatgaaaacccgtaccatcacgtgagagagtttgaggagatttgtggaactctgcgtttcact
This DNA window, taken from Papaver somniferum cultivar HN1 chromosome 3, ASM357369v1, whole genome shotgun sequence, encodes the following:
- the LOC113355890 gene encoding monogalactosyldiacylglycerol synthase 2, chloroplastic-like, with translation MVMSVVSPRRSIRDTVIQSVGYLNSHHYNNNAKRITNGAASDDESTVELTQIGAETTKNVLILMSDTGGGHRASAEAIRDAFRLEYGDEYRIFVKDVWKEYTGWPLNDMESQYKFMVKHVQLWKVAFHSTSPRWIHCVYLAAIAAFYAKEVEAGLMEYKPDIIISVHPLMQHIPLWVLKWQNLQKKVVFVTVITDLNTCHRTWFNTGVNRCYCPSDEVAKRALVDGLESSQIRVFGLPVRPSFCRAILIKDQLREELQMDPNLPAVLLMGGGEGMGPVKKTARALGEALFDAELGKPIGQIIIICGRNKILASTLETGPWKVPVKIRGFETQMEKWMGACDCIITKAGPGTIAEALIRGLPIILNDFIPGQEKGNVPYVVENGAGVFSRSPKQTASLVAAWFSTKSDELKRMSENALKLAQPEAVFNIVRDINDLARQRVPLANIPYSLTSSFCSYPI